Genomic DNA from Triticum dicoccoides isolate Atlit2015 ecotype Zavitan chromosome 4B, WEW_v2.0, whole genome shotgun sequence:
ctactcctagctcggcagaatacttagggacacaaaaagcggtgtgcaaagtcctcgagactcaggttgggtgcggtcgaccaacctgaggatcataatctcctcaaaaactatattgcactttaaattttctgcattggattgtcaatgcagtagcccccgagccactggtcgggtggcaacaccagatcaggggatcgatgcacCCCTTTAATATTCGTAAATGATAAGCACAAAGCCCAGtatcccccgagccttaatgtgggcacaggtggccgaattaaggatcgatatccagacacaaagtatgtgtaatgattctatgtatccaagtactcttcgtcattaatgctcggatccgcattgtacaaaactttgttgaccaaccatcgacttccacctccttcgccagtagccgaggagtgtttgttccactttataaagcctttatgagggcaaagattgacGACAAGCAAGGCAATtcggccatacagttttataaacaaaggtatgcagagagatatgttatattattgttttaacacaaaaaatgtcttccaaagaaaatagtcccactatcggttcctttctttgggttgccatgctaagcatgatcatcaaacctcacctccgatcaatgcggatattgaggatttagtttggggaaagttcccgaactattTGGTCCTTAGcgaacctaaattttcacttccgtcattgccgactaattatatcctttaagatctctagctttcggcttcatccagtctaaggtactaactcggatgacccagtagtaacaatcacagaggtgctccctttaccgcctagccgaacaatcgggaacgtaggggcaagcacaggagccaagcaacccagcttggccaaaatcttaagtcaaattgatacgtatttatggctttataacgatgattacggaagggagccctcgtatattaaatacaaacaccgatgatatgtttattttgacttcgttgcgaccgtttatcagttgaaagtggcccattgtcggcttccacccccttgtagatgctatgcagggtgtttccacaataataaaacaacccttagccgatgtctcggtgcccgaaggcggttgtgttagcagaaacgaggcaatcagatatgcaggctttataactttcacttagtcataggagcttttaaactggggaagctagctatgagcccccggttagtgttcggcaccgaccgaagtctagccattaacactttggccaatgttatgaaaggCCCATCTTTAACACGGGGTAATCGATATCGATCTATAGTTTGATACCGTCAtctgatcgctgaccagtttacgcccattgtgatagtcaattttcggctttctccacttagctgcttaaccattcgagctggaagcacaatcgcagtggttctccctttgcacacctagccgaacaatcgggaatgtagcatgcaagcacaggagccgggcaacccaactattgaccgaagacacaattcgaaaccgatgcatatatagcaacatccgagaatgttttgccgaacctctaaaggtgtccggcattgcactgtgagacttatgctggaaacacataaatagtttaaaagtgccataggcttggaaaaccaaaaaaccttCAGTAAAAACTTatcgtccgaactagatcaagtgttcggtgccaaatcAAAAATTGGTCTTggagaaaaaattgtgcttctgtcatgctttaacatgacacatcctatctcaagacttcaagcgggtcagcctacgtctttaacctcctatcccgaaggcaaaGTACTACTCGTTAGGCcaatttagcaaactaaactctagcggttttGAGAGAGATATTATGCTCCtcagctattgaccacacactcgtgtcgaaaaagggggtgatagaaaaagactttgcaacaactaagaagaaaacacttattataaaatggctcatgtaaatttaagagcccccgagtgacttgggtaaattttttttatgtataatgattgtatgtaccgaagtactaatatcatatctgtgttcactcgAACTTTAaaggcgtcttaaccgaccgttggcttctccctcttaggtcaagggccaaaaagtgttatgtactccacctgtcgagaatatcgactgtgtttctgataaccaggcaatcaggccataaggctgtaacagacaaagcacgctcagggaacttatgctatattactgacaagtgtaagaagcatctttgaagaaaatagtaccccacccgatacctttcttcggttgctcattgttactatgagacttgtgcaatagatttttcgtactcatgagttccgttgtgtgccgaccataattgaaaacaataagagcgctagttttcggcttcacccagtctgaggtctgagctcggatgacccgatcgtgacaatcgcaaaggtgctccctttactccctagccgaacaatcaggaacgtaggggtaaacacaggagcaaggcaacccagcttgcggaacacttaagtcaacatggtgcatattgtggcgtaatacacaaacaagaaacgaagccatacaagtataatcatatgcaagaggaaaggcttcataaaggaagcccccaagtaaacgggattGAGCATGCGAgtgacttagctagttaatgtgttcgacattgatgacgcggtccgagcttgatgcaggaCAAGATTCCAGCCCCCAAGCGAGCCCTGAGGTGGCCGAGTGGAGAGCTAGGCACTCCGAAGTGGCGACACAGCACGACCGCTGTGGAGAGGTGAAGCTCCCAGTTTAGCCGAGGTGACGAAGTAGGTCGGCGGGGTGATGTCGGAGTCTCCGGGCGAGTAGGTTGATGAAGCGGCGACGTGGGGTTGCCAACACAGGGCAGCGCGCCAAGGCGATGGCACAATTAGGTTGTGGACGTCGGCACGCCGAGGTGACAGTGCGGCCCGGTCTAAGTCAATTGCCTGGACAGATAAAATAGTACAAGCCAGAGATAATaataaatatttttttataaaaaatccTTTACTTAATGAATTTAAGTAAAATAAATAATTAGGGAAATGTGGCCTGAACGCCAAGGTCGTCCCGACAGAGTTGCCGCGAAGATGTTGGCACAAGGACGCGCGCTGAGGCGACGCCACAACTTGGTCGATGCAGGCAGGATGACGCCATCGGCCCATAGAGTTAACCATGTGACACAGTCAAAGttgattacctgcacacataaaatagtgcaagcAAGGAATAATAATTGAAAAAATATGACGCATGAGTAGTTTATGCAAAGTGAATAAATAAAGAAACATGGCCTAAGGGCCGAGGTTGGCCTGGAGACACGTTGACCCAATGTGGTGACCCCGCGACCTAGTTCGAATTCATCTAACAGGACGGGCCGCGAACATGGCGTCCGCCGAACTATGGAGAAAGTCGGGTGGCCGGAAATTGGACTGACCACAACGCTGATGCGATCAATGGACCGAACTGTAACCGGCAGAGAAATTTACACAGAAAAATTCATGCAAACCATCAGAAAAATattctatgcatatttaatacatATAGTACCTGTAATTATAAAAATAAAACCTGATGTTCTCGTTCGAGGGCATTGGAATCTGAGGTAAAAAAGCAGGACTAGTACTGCTCGTGTGTTGGGTACTCGGAGATCCTTTGTCTCCAGGTGATTGCTGTAGCAATCTAAAACAATAAGGTGTGCATCAAGGGGTTCTCTGGTGATAGCCACGTCAGCACACATCTCGCATGTTCCACGTCATCACAAAAGGGCGACCAATGGAGAGAGAGGTTCACGCTGGCCAATTGGGAAGGGCAGGGCGTTTTGTCTCGTTCGCGCTTTCCACGTCAGTAATCAACGAGACTTGAGCCCCACCCCTTCTGCTCTCCCAACGCACACGCATCCTCTCCCAGAAATCTCACGCAACCTCCTCCCACTTCCCAGCCTAGGGTTGCCAccccgttgccgccgccgccgtcgccgctcctCTGGCGCTGGCTTGCTTCCTCGACCTTTCCTCTTTCTGTCTGCGGTGGATCCCCGGATCCATGGAGGTGGCTGTCAGGGGCCCTAAGGTCGATggcgccgaggaggaggctgagcggtTCTGTAGTTGGGTTGACGGCGGCCGGAGCAGGTCGTCCATGGATGGCCATCTGTGGCGTCGTTCTCAGGCAGAGAAGGGAAGGGGAGCGCGAGATGAAGAGGGGATGGAGAGGGAGTCTGCGTGCCCATGGAGAAGCGCCTCTGGGAGCAGATCTGGCCATTGGCAGTAAGAAGGTGACTCCCCCCTCCAACCATCTTCCTTCCACCTCTATGCATCTGTTGTTTGTTTGCTAATTTTTTGGGCAGATTTTTAAATGGAAGACACAAAGGAGGTGGCGTAATGGGCATAGAGATCCTGGTGTTGGAAGAAGATGATGAGCAGAAAAATACTTCTANNNNNNNNNNNNNNNNNNNNNNNNNNNNNNNNNNNNNNNNNNNNNNNNNNNNNNNNNNNNNNNNNNNNNNNNNNNNNNNNNNNNNNNNNNNNNNNNNNNNNNNNNNNNNNNNNNNNNNNNNNNNNNNNNNNNNNNNNNNNNNNNNNNNNNNNNNNNNNNNNNNNNNNNNNNNNNNNNNNNNNNNNNNNNNNNNNNNNNNNNNNNNNNNNNNNNNNNGTATTATCTTTTGACATGTTCCATTAAAATTCACATATGTAAATATTTGTGCTCAGCAGTCCTATCCCTAACTTCATAATGATGCTTCTGTTAAGTTCATGCAGTAACAAATATTGTGTCCTGTAGTCGGTCCGAGTCGCACGGGCGCTGGGGTTGATTCAGAAAACACACATGCAAAATGACATCGAATTTTGGCTGTGTTAACAAAAGGCCTTTTTGTGTGTGTATCCAACCTCTGATTGTTTGCATCATGTTCCTGATATTGAGTTGCATGTATCCAAGTGATCAGTTTCATAATAGGTGTTTCTGAAGTTGTACATGTCAAAGGTTATCTTCAGTTAACCAGTAAGAAACAGACCTGCTTACGTAGATTCTGCATTTTAGAGCCAGCGAACAAGAGGCCTCGTGTGCGCTTGTGATGCAAATCAACTCATCGCCACCTTGAGCACACACGGCTTTGCATCACAAAAGAAACAATGCCTTAGAATTTAATTGTCTTCATAGGTTCGATTCAGTTATAGATCCAATCGTTTACATGTGTGAGTAGGTGTTTCCTTTGGTCTCTTGACATGAGAATAATATAGGACATGGCAGGTTATATTATTAATACATGATGTATGTTAACTAGAAGAAAAAATCCAGATTTGCAAAGAGGTTATGATTTCAGAGATTAGTGCTTATAAAATACTCGCTTTCCTAATTATAAGTTTCTTTGTGTCTTCGGTTGGCTTCTAAGGTGATACGCTAAGCTAATCAGTTTGCTGAGAAATAATGCATGTATCCAGATTATATATATGTTCCCGATAGATTGTCCATTAATTTCTTATAGAGCAAGAGCTATTTTAGCCATCTCCCAAGGAAACCAATAAAAGAAAACATGTCTAAACTCTAAACACTAAATGTCCTTGCAGATCTTGTCCAGATTGTCAATTTAATGTGACCATGAGATATTCTCATGCAGTTTCAGAAGGTTCATTTGGGGATTAAAATGTTGATAAGGCTTCTAATCCATTCGGATGACTTTGCTATTATCTGCAGTATGTTTTTAAATGCCGATGCTCCATATAATTGGTCGTTCAATTAGCGTTAGATTCCTCAACCAGTGCAGCTTCATTCTTTCCTTGCTTGCAGGAAATACAATTCTTGATTTCAACAATGGGTGTGAAATAGTATATGCAGAGCTAGATGCGGCGAAATCTGCAGACGCCATGAGTGGCGGCGCAGTTCCTCGCGGTCTATTACCAATCGCCGCTGCTCGCAGTGGTTGCGCCACTGCTATTTCGGTGTCCAGCGGCCTCACCCTCTTCTCGTCCATCATGGAGCTCACAGGAGGTTATGTTTGAGATCTTAATAACTTTTTTTTTCATGTGCTCACTGTCGCTTGATTCCCTTCTATCAGTTGTGGGATGGGCTGATTTGGAAGACCAAATACGGTCTGGCTGTGATCCAAACATTCTTCTTTTGCATTGGATATGAGTCAAGTCCTCTAAATTTCTTTATTTCCACCAGTGTGATTGTACTGATTTATTGATACCCTGTAGTTAGCATAAAGGGGAGCTTGCTTATCTGACAAAAGAATTTTATTATATTAAAGAGTTGTTGTATTGGGATTTTAGAATAAAGTGCTTCACTAGAAGTCCATAAGAAAAACTTTGGTACTTCTTCATAGGATTAACTCTGGTACTTCTTCATAAGATTTCGGTGATATAATGATATAGTGCAAAATTTCATACTACTTATTTGATGAATGCTTCTACATATTTCTAGGCTCTGCATTTCTATGTTTGATTACTGTATTTTCTCTCAAGCCCTATTGGACTTGTATCATTTGTGTTATATGTCATTGAACTGAAACTAGCATTTTGGACATCCATTGGACAATATTGTATACTCTGACTTCAATTCCATGAGAGTACTGAACTTGGCATTCAGAGTCATCTCATGGAACTGAAGTTGGCATTGATCTCTAAAAAAAATTAGTGTAAGGAACATAAAGAACATAATTTGTATATTCCGTCTTGTTTTACCTTACTAGAGTACTGTATTGATCCACACAATGGACAGACACATATTTAAGCAATTAGCAAAAAAAGACATTTAAGGCTTTGCTTGCATGGTCGAAATTACTGGTCGTGGAGGTCTTCAATAGCTTCCATAACTATATGAGAAAACTCTGAGAATTTCTGTCTCATTGTCTGGTCATATTCAGTTCATGTTTTGAAGTTCTATACTGCCTGGATGCTAAGAGGAGTTTTGTAGCCGTATTTACTTTTTAGACATCACCCAGTGCCAGAGTTTAACTTTTTTTATTCAACACTTTATTTGTGGAAATATATTTAACAGAGTTAATAATTGCAGAAAATTGGTAACACTGCACTCAGTTAAGATTATGAGATATCTGTTGTATGTATTATTTATCAATACTACCTCAATTTCTTCCTGTCGTATTTGCATGTATCTCATGCTCTTACTGATGTTTTAGCCTTCTATATGTTGTTTCGAAGTGAGCTGAGGACAATGGCTATGAGGAGGGTGAAGGCGCAGCTTCTACTTATTTATTGTTGCAAAAGGGTCACAAGAAGAAACACATTATGCAGCAGAGTATTAATGGTTTAGGACCATATGAAACTGACGTATCTTATGGTCTGCGATGTTCACCTCCTCTATTGCGGTGGAAGCCGGAAATGCTAGAAATGCAGTGATGGAGAAGAGCTCACAGTGGTATGTTCTTGCTCACTTGCTCTCACAAGCCCCTCACGTTGATTAATTTTTCTCCTGTGTGACTAAATTCATGTACTGAATCCTTGATTATCTAAGGGTTTCAATACTTACCCAACTCTGCTCTGCATTGATGGTTGCTCAATGATCGATCGTTGCATGGTACTTTGTCTTTTATTCTGATTGTCCTGATTAGTAAAATGGAGCAGGAGTTCCTTGGTtccaacagaaaaaaaatctagatCAATTTCGGAATTAAATCCACTTGAACTTTTTGTGAATAAACATTCACCTTATGAAAAAAAGAATGCAAATCACATTTTAATTTTATGTTCCGAGTCTAAGCAAACAAACAAATATATTGTTCTAGCAATAGCCCAAATGGATTCGATTATTCTTTCCTAGCAAAGTAAGATTAGCAAAAGGTAAAAGAATGTTTCTGCTTCACGAGGAAATTAATTCAAAATCTAACAGAATCAGATATTGATCTATTGGATCTAAATAAAGTATATTAAGATATTTGTCTATGAGAAATTTTGGTTAGTCTAACTCTCCATCCTTTTCACCATGTAGATTCAATTTTTGGGGAATTGCCCTTTTAAGATTCACGATGCATGTGCACTGGGGAAACCAGGACCGTTGTTAGTGCAATAATTTATGCCTGCATATCCATCTAGGCATGACCACTTGATTGCATGAATTATGTCCCTGTGAACTCCTTACTATATTACTATGTGACTGTGCTAAGTTGAATAGTGAAATGAGAGTACATCTTAATGTGTTATCTCATTTCTGAATGTTGGGTTTTCATAATCCAACTTTGTAAGAATAAATGCTACTGGTTTTTATGATTAATATGGATTTCAGTTGTCTAATGTTGCCCGTTTTCTAGCACCACAATTTAAATTTCAATATTTTGGTATATTTGATGTAATCAGTGACAACCTTTGTTATGCTCTGACATTCCTTGATGGAGAAAGTTCTAATCTTAGTGAATTTAAAGCATGCCTCCCATCTGTAGTATCATCCAGAGTTTGTAATAATGCCAAGAAGATGCCTAACAATATACAGTTGAAGATATCAACTCCAATGAATTACTGGCTAAAGCCCTTTGAGAAATTCGGTCCAGTTTATAACGACATTTCCTTGTTAATTTTTCTCTGCTGAATTTGACTAGTAGGTCTCAGTACAAAAATAGCTTATGTGCTACTGCAAGGTGATGCCAAAGCTGGCGAATTTTCGGCCTTTTTTGTGGCTTTGCTCCTCTTCTAAAGAATTTACCTTCAGAAGAGACTGGAGAAGACATGGAAGCTACAGCCAATTTGCATTGGTAATTGATTACCATTAAATACCCATAGCTCAACATCATCAATAGTCAATAAGAGTAATTTGCTATCAACATTATTTCATCCATGACTATGAGATATATAACTCCTGAAAATAGCTGAATTGGATCGATTATGAGAACATGAACCTCTTGCTTGTAAGCATACATAATCTGGAGTAGCATGGATGGCATGCCCTGTTATTTCATATTTGTCGCATGGTCTGACCTTTGATAGAAGGAGTTGATTTCTTTATCCCGTTTGAGGTATGTAGACCTGCCAAATTTTCTATGGAGTGCAGCGTCAGGTCATTGCCAAGGTCTGTGTCTATGTGGACGACCACTACTTCTTCTATGACACCCACGAGAGGGACATGGTCTACATTGAGGACTACTCCAATGGCAAGTCAATGATGGCGCCGACGAGCAGCTTCTCGAGTAGACGATGAGGAAGGCGAGCAACAGATCAGTGTAGCGCGGTGACAGTAATAAGAGTTATCTGTAATGCATTTTCCATGCCATCAGGCTGTATCTTTGTATGTCTTCTTTCTTGTGCTATAAATACAAACATATGCAAAAAAAATATAATGGGTGGTCTGCATTATCTCTACAACCAGTTTAAGTTGTTCTGAACTTATAATTTCTCTGTTGCAATACATATACATGTGCACTAAGCCTCTTAGAGACCAAACAAGTCAGCTAAATGGGCAGCAACATGCCAGGCAGCGCACCATCATGCCTAGGATTGTTAGTAAACAGTTGACAT
This window encodes:
- the LOC119295034 gene encoding uncharacterized protein LOC119295034; the encoded protein is MAPRRRLSGSVVGLTAAGAGRPWMAICGVVLRQRREGEREMKRGWRGSLRAHGEAPLGADLAIGSKKFQKVHLGIKMLIRLLIHSDDFAIICRNTILDFNNGCEIVYAELDAAKSADAMSGGAVPRGLLPIAAARSGCATAISVSSGLTLFSSIMELTGGYV